In Methanobacterium sp., the sequence CTTTCCCATGGAGAGTGAGCAGGTTAACCTGGTCCCATGGTAGCTGGAGTCTGGCAGCGGCAAGTTGCAGGGAGCTGATACCAGGAATTACTTCCAGTTCCAGGTCATTCCGCAGATTCAGTATTGGTTTTAAGACCCCGGAAAATCCAGGGTCGCCTGTGGAGAGAATGGCCACATTTTTACCTTCATCCACCAGTGAAACTGATTTTTTCATCATTTCATCCATGTTCCGTGCCCGGAGCACCAGAGTTTCCCCCACGAATCCAGGGAACAAATCCAGAGCCCTCTGACTCCCCACCAGCACATCCACAGATTCAACGACTTTTATGGAGGCTGTAGTTAAATAATCACTGGATCCAGGTCCGGTTCCCACCAGGTAAAGTTTTGACATGTGCAATTGCTCCTGTTTCTTGATATGAACTGTATATTTTTGATAATATGTATTATTTGATAATATGATTAATTTTAATGTTTGATTAATCTTTAATTTTCCATTATCTAAATAGATTTTATATTCACATTATTTGATTTCCCTAAAATCTTTAATAACCTGGGAAGTAAAAAGACTAGTAGTGATTTATTATGCTCCAAATTGCAGTTACCGGAAAGCCCAACGTGGGCAAATCATCTTTTTTCAACGCAGCAACCTTATCCGAAGTTGAAGTGGCGGGTTATCCCTTCACCACCATCAACATCAACAAAGCAGTGGCCCATGTGGTTAAACCCTGCCCCTGCCGTGAATTAGAGGTGAAATGCAATCCTCGAAACTCCCAGTGCCTAAATGGTCAGCGACTGATCCCAGTGGAGTTGTTAGATGTTGCGGGGCTGGTTCCCGGAGCCCATGAAGGCCGGGGGCTGGGTAACAAGTTCCTGGATGATCTGCGCCAGGCCCGGGTATTCATTCACGTCATTGACGCCTCGGGATCCACTGATGAAGAGGGAAGGCCCTGCGAAGCAGGTTCACATGACCCATTAGAGGATGTGGATTTCCTGCAGCACGAAATAACCATGTGGCTATTTGGAATCTTGAATAAAAACTGGAACAGACTGGTACGCAAGGCACTCTCTGAGAAACTGGACAT encodes:
- the cbiE gene encoding precorrin-6y C5,15-methyltransferase (decarboxylating) subunit CbiE — protein: MSKLYLVGTGPGSSDYLTTASIKVVESVDVLVGSQRALDLFPGFVGETLVLRARNMDEMMKKSVSLVDEGKNVAILSTGDPGFSGVLKPILNLRNDLELEVIPGISSLQLAAARLQLPWDQVNLLTLHGKGNSEVILDFLDNGKPTIVLPDFRVEKLAQFLLENGTPPERKVAVCEKLSYPDERLFKGRLEEIAAMEFSYLCVMVIY